One segment of Nostoc sp. UHCC 0302 DNA contains the following:
- a CDS encoding site-specific integrase produces MLQKIVELTRQEKFFYPGYWTLRNKNAVEEKRGAKTTLITPKEKPAPWTGIIRTRRDVDGAATLKIDRHGRAKILSGDDIQLLFSQGVESLRDEALFAVMLYTACRVSEAVTLLKRDVYDAKGKVRAKIIFRKGNTKGKLATRVIPVIQELRIHLKAYKPRDDSKWLFPGNADHKRANSHLHPDSAQWILRQACKRVGIEGVSSHSFRRTALTSMSNAGIPLRVIQEISGHRTLDELYKYLEVKEEQVLGAVSSLALLAPVRKNDFGKPMKDEVTDNSIRKRH; encoded by the coding sequence TTGTTGCAGAAAATTGTCGAGTTAACTAGACAAGAAAAATTTTTCTATCCAGGTTATTGGACTCTCCGAAACAAAAATGCTGTAGAAGAGAAGAGAGGGGCGAAGACTACTCTAATTACGCCCAAAGAAAAACCTGCCCCGTGGACTGGGATAATAAGAACACGTAGGGATGTTGATGGGGCAGCAACCTTGAAGATTGACAGGCACGGGAGAGCAAAGATTCTCTCAGGGGACGATATTCAGCTTCTCTTCTCGCAGGGGGTGGAGTCCTTGCGAGACGAAGCGCTGTTTGCAGTGATGCTTTACACAGCGTGTCGGGTTTCGGAAGCAGTGACATTGCTCAAGCGCGATGTCTATGATGCCAAAGGAAAAGTTAGAGCCAAAATCATCTTTCGCAAAGGAAACACGAAAGGAAAACTAGCTACCCGTGTCATCCCGGTGATTCAAGAGTTGCGAATCCACCTAAAAGCGTACAAACCACGAGATGATTCTAAGTGGTTGTTTCCAGGAAATGCTGACCACAAGAGAGCTAATAGCCACCTGCACCCGGATTCGGCACAGTGGATATTGCGTCAAGCTTGCAAACGAGTGGGAATTGAAGGGGTTAGTTCTCACAGCTTTCGCCGCACAGCACTAACTTCAATGAGTAATGCTGGAATTCCGTTAAGGGTAATTCAGGAAATCTCTGGGCATCGCACCCTAGATGAGCTGTACAAGTACCTGGAGGTGAAAGAAGAACAGGTATTGGGAGCAGTATCATCTTTAGCGCTGCTTGCTCCGGTCAGAAAAAACGACTTCGGGAAACCTATGAAAGACGAAGTGACCGATAATTCAATACGCAAAAGGCATTGA
- a CDS encoding CHAT domain-containing protein has product MKITRRRYLFCGVAGFLMAVGKPSKLLAQSDNKITQQEQAQLLTEKGHELLNRGEYSSAIKTWEEATKIYRKLGSDEGVTGNLINQNLALQGLGLYLNACDVLLEALKIDKSSYSPIYYPLRKKSRKALNTAINRVKPTPVNLLALQNLGDVLRLLGNLEESEIVLKKTLLLTQKITPNKDVSSILLCLGDSKQSMYERSRSQYKWIEELVYKKETVASIQKNALLSLEYYQQVNKLEKAPATTKLQAQLHSLKLLLDFSQWMEAESETSQRFATPKNNINQQIQPLIDSIITNSFSFDELPISQGAYAKLNFADSLNKTDNKQLQSIAIQYTESALQSGQSINNQLLQSFCWGTLARLNPNKSQIYFKQALGFAQSIQAWDVAYEWQQELGDLYRKQGKYEPASKFYQAAINNLTQVRANLLASNPDTQFFFYEKVEPVYRSYLKLLLANPDTNVEKVIKLHEEFKIKELENYLQCGRLNLVALNEIQNSDPNLTIIHIIDLVDSVEVISKSSKQPLHHHSVDSQLIREHINNLVDTLQDKNLAYANESVILKHSQVLHKLLIAPIKYLPTSGTLVFTLDASFQSLPMSLLHDGKNYLIERYGITGTLGSRVQPPKLLKQKQLIAFIAGLSKVSPSFYAPNAPKGLKALPGVELEIANVKKGITSSKVLLNEEFLSPMLDKELSTDSFSIVHLTTHAQFSSVADQTMIFAWDKPITVSEFNNLLKEKTQSSQEGIELLVLSACQTAKGNKKSILGMAGVAAQAGARSTIATLWQVDADSTALLMKEFYQRLKDGLTKVEALRLAQLQLISNPQYQHPSHWAAFLLIGGWL; this is encoded by the coding sequence ATGAAAATTACCAGACGCAGATACTTATTTTGTGGTGTTGCAGGTTTCCTAATGGCAGTCGGCAAGCCATCAAAACTCCTAGCTCAAAGTGACAACAAAATCACACAACAAGAACAAGCACAATTGCTGACTGAAAAAGGACATGAACTATTAAATCGAGGTGAGTATTCGTCAGCTATTAAGACTTGGGAAGAAGCCACTAAAATTTATCGTAAACTAGGCTCAGATGAAGGCGTTACTGGAAATTTAATTAATCAAAATCTCGCTCTCCAAGGGTTAGGGCTATACTTGAATGCCTGTGACGTACTCCTAGAAGCTTTAAAAATAGATAAATCAAGTTATTCTCCAATTTATTATCCTCTTAGAAAGAAGAGTAGGAAAGCACTCAATACAGCTATCAATCGAGTAAAACCTACTCCTGTAAATTTGTTAGCATTACAAAACTTGGGAGATGTCTTACGTTTATTAGGTAATTTAGAAGAATCAGAAATAGTTTTAAAAAAAACGTTGTTGTTGACTCAAAAAATAACACCAAATAAAGATGTTAGTTCGATTTTGCTATGTTTGGGAGATAGTAAACAGTCAATGTACGAGCGTTCGCGCTCACAATACAAATGGATAGAAGAACTAGTTTACAAAAAAGAAACTGTTGCTAGTATTCAAAAAAATGCACTCTTATCGCTTGAGTATTATCAACAAGTTAATAAATTAGAAAAAGCCCCTGCCACTACAAAATTGCAAGCCCAACTACACAGCTTAAAGCTACTTTTAGATTTTAGTCAATGGATGGAAGCTGAGTCAGAAACAAGTCAGAGATTTGCAACTCCTAAGAATAATATTAATCAACAAATTCAACCTTTAATAGACTCAATTATCACAAACTCTTTCTCCTTCGATGAATTACCTATTAGCCAAGGAGCCTATGCCAAACTCAACTTTGCTGATAGTCTAAATAAAACTGACAATAAACAATTACAATCTATAGCTATACAGTATACAGAATCCGCGTTACAAAGTGGACAAAGTATTAATAACCAACTTTTACAATCGTTCTGTTGGGGAACCCTAGCAAGATTAAACCCAAATAAATCACAAATATACTTTAAGCAAGCTTTAGGGTTTGCTCAATCAATTCAGGCATGGGATGTCGCTTATGAATGGCAGCAAGAGTTAGGTGATCTATATAGAAAACAGGGAAAATATGAACCTGCTTCCAAGTTTTACCAAGCTGCTATTAATAACCTAACGCAAGTTCGTGCTAACCTTTTAGCTAGCAATCCTGATACACAATTCTTTTTTTATGAAAAAGTAGAACCTGTTTATCGAAGTTACCTAAAATTACTACTAGCAAATCCTGATACTAATGTAGAAAAAGTAATCAAACTACATGAAGAATTTAAAATAAAAGAGTTAGAGAATTATCTTCAATGTGGCAGACTTAACCTTGTAGCTTTAAATGAAATTCAAAACTCAGATCCTAATCTAACAATTATTCATATAATTGACTTAGTTGATAGCGTAGAAGTTATCTCTAAATCTTCCAAGCAACCTCTTCATCATCACTCTGTTGATTCTCAACTTATTAGGGAGCATATTAATAATCTAGTAGATACTTTACAAGACAAAAATCTTGCTTACGCTAATGAAAGTGTGATCCTTAAACATTCTCAAGTCCTGCATAAATTATTAATTGCACCTATTAAATATTTACCAACATCAGGAACGCTAGTATTTACTTTGGATGCATCTTTCCAAAGCTTACCGATGAGCTTGCTTCATGATGGAAAAAATTATTTAATCGAGCGCTACGGTATTACAGGGACTTTGGGTTCGAGAGTACAACCACCTAAACTTTTGAAACAGAAGCAGTTAATAGCTTTCATTGCTGGACTCAGCAAAGTCAGCCCTAGTTTTTACGCTCCCAATGCTCCTAAAGGACTCAAAGCGTTGCCAGGGGTGGAACTAGAAATAGCAAATGTCAAAAAAGGAATTACTTCTTCAAAAGTATTGCTAAACGAAGAGTTTCTTAGCCCAATGCTAGATAAAGAATTAAGTACAGATAGTTTTTCAATAGTTCACCTCACTACTCATGCTCAATTTAGTTCTGTTGCTGACCAAACAATGATTTTTGCTTGGGATAAACCAATTACTGTCTCAGAATTTAATAATTTACTCAAAGAAAAAACTCAGTCTAGTCAAGAAGGAATTGAATTATTAGTTTTGAGTGCTTGCCAAACAGCCAAAGGTAACAAAAAATCAATATTAGGAATGGCTGGAGTGGCAGCACAAGCCGGAGCCAGAAGTACCATAGCGACTCTCTGGCAAGTAGATGCTGATTCTACCGCTTTACTTATGAAAGAATTTTATCAAAGGTTGAAAGATGGTTTGACTAAGGTCGAGGCGCTACGTCTTGCACAATTGCAACTGATATCAAACCCTCAATATCAGCACCCGTCACATTGGGCAGCATTTTTACTTATTGGCGGCTGGCTTTAG
- a CDS encoding NB-ARC domain-containing protein gives MNLYKNDVLDIERVLEILEERVLQHTGRNLLKSERAVVKGSWDGKDYKQIASDYGYNAHYLHKTVGPQLWTILSEAIGKGVEIKKTNLKNILLELAKRDYLEKLEISDLENNYLIGKVKFCGDLPKVSSFYGREEDINYLKNQILLFKQRCVSITGVGGIGKSLLAAKLVEEILLENSDRYDYVIWKKIEPSSSLNEIVTELLKIFNIEEEENKPFINKVSLLSKVFSSYKCLLIIDGFEALVQARFSENKIDIEDFFNVITKEQYLSCTIITSQVPLKEFAYLIVKLPVLYLKLEGLDTNAAIEMLHEKGLKGKECKELIETYRGNPSELEAVANKINHYFGGSIQKFFEFKTTTMGTQFQFMLHLQFGNPGFLSKLQREMLIYLAEQISENQNPIPFSVLIQYLKEKLGEVSISKVMTEIEILEQRSLIETNHELSKREVSYNLQPVVKKYILIDPLGLVYGTSAQTGFNNYMEAG, from the coding sequence ATGAATTTATACAAAAATGATGTCCTGGATATAGAAAGAGTACTGGAAATATTGGAAGAGCGAGTGCTTCAACATACTGGAAGAAATTTATTGAAATCCGAGAGAGCTGTAGTTAAAGGGTCTTGGGATGGCAAAGATTACAAACAAATAGCGAGTGATTATGGATACAACGCGCACTATTTGCACAAAACAGTGGGGCCACAGTTGTGGACAATACTTTCAGAAGCTATTGGGAAGGGAGTTGAGATAAAAAAAACGAATTTAAAAAATATCTTACTTGAACTAGCAAAAAGAGATTATCTCGAAAAACTAGAAATATCAGACCTTGAGAATAATTATTTAATAGGTAAGGTAAAATTTTGTGGAGACTTACCTAAAGTATCATCTTTTTATGGAAGAGAAGAAGATATTAACTATTTGAAGAACCAAATTCTACTTTTTAAACAACGCTGTGTGTCTATAACTGGAGTCGGAGGGATTGGTAAAAGCTTATTAGCTGCTAAATTAGTAGAAGAAATACTTTTGGAGAATTCTGATAGATATGATTATGTCATTTGGAAAAAAATTGAACCTTCTTCATCACTTAATGAAATAGTTACAGAATTGCTTAAAATTTTTAATATAGAAGAGGAGGAGAATAAACCTTTTATAAATAAAGTTTCTTTGCTTTCCAAAGTTTTTTCTTCTTACAAATGCCTATTAATAATAGATGGATTTGAAGCTTTAGTACAAGCACGGTTTTCTGAAAATAAAATAGATATTGAAGATTTTTTTAATGTAATTACGAAGGAACAGTACCTAAGTTGTACAATTATTACAAGTCAAGTACCTTTAAAGGAATTTGCTTATCTTATTGTCAAATTACCTGTTTTATATCTAAAGTTAGAAGGACTAGACACAAACGCAGCAATAGAAATGTTGCATGAAAAAGGTTTAAAAGGAAAAGAATGTAAAGAACTAATTGAAACTTATCGTGGAAATCCATCGGAGTTAGAGGCAGTTGCTAATAAAATTAATCATTATTTTGGAGGGAGTATTCAAAAATTTTTTGAGTTTAAGACTACTACTATGGGAACTCAATTTCAATTTATGTTACATTTGCAATTTGGAAATCCTGGCTTCTTAAGTAAGCTGCAAAGAGAAATGTTAATTTATTTAGCAGAGCAGATATCAGAGAACCAAAATCCAATTCCGTTCTCTGTATTGATTCAGTATTTAAAAGAAAAGTTAGGGGAAGTATCAATTTCTAAAGTTATGACAGAAATTGAGATTTTAGAGCAGCGTTCCTTAATTGAAACTAATCATGAATTAAGCAAAAGAGAAGTTAGTTATAACTTACAACCAGTTGTTAAGAAGTATATTTTAATAGATCCACTTGGTTTAGTATATGGAACTTCTGCTCAAACAGGATTTAATAATTATATGGAGGCCGGGTAG
- a CDS encoding tetratricopeptide repeat protein: MVYCINPFCSQRENPEDAVHCLACGNPLLINGHIRLLRPLRSLTEDPYTYTDIFEVEDTGTSLHPETQRRVMKILKWINEPKLVELLRRESIILQTLDHPGIPKSNREDYFTFALNGNLLVMHCLVMQKFEGEDLKQWIKKYGRISQNIALDWLLQLVNILDLVHRNEYFHRDIKPDNIIHQPDGKIALIDFGGAREISRTFLAKLSTNGGTSTGSSMGYEITAVRSAYYSPLEQIHGQAVPQSDFYALGRTFVHLVTGISLANIKSDEKTGKLLWRDKAPHIDKFFADLIDDLIAPFPGQRPQNTQIILQRLRKIPYQSKIYKLINYRAFLFSASILLIAIGFVVNCKIALPLLVNSLIAQGEKSEAANDSQSAQKFFDSAIKFNPQVKANISKFYFDKASRSTKNVREGKKYFELSLKYNNQDVDNYNNLAFACQLLNEFECASTNYKKALELKPDNWEGHYGLGTFYDDQGKKDLAEQQYELAIKNNNQAIPVINNLSRLKVLKGDYNAAIALALQGLQKTKEAKLQAALYKNLGWAKFEQKKYTEAKEYLEKAEELDAQRADTHCLLAQVQEALGDNDNSWLSWEACLLLEAKQPEVFLWRGNVLQRIRLKPDSQQ; encoded by the coding sequence GTGGTCTACTGTATAAACCCATTTTGCTCGCAGCGTGAGAATCCTGAAGATGCTGTTCACTGCTTAGCTTGCGGAAATCCTCTGCTTATAAATGGGCATATCCGTTTACTACGCCCATTGCGCTCTTTAACGGAAGATCCATATACTTACACAGACATCTTTGAGGTCGAGGATACTGGCACTTCTTTGCATCCAGAAACTCAAAGAAGAGTAATGAAAATTTTAAAGTGGATTAATGAGCCTAAATTAGTTGAGCTACTTCGGCGGGAATCAATTATATTACAGACTTTAGATCATCCTGGAATACCCAAGTCTAATAGAGAAGATTATTTCACTTTTGCCCTAAATGGCAATCTTTTAGTGATGCATTGCCTTGTAATGCAAAAGTTTGAAGGGGAAGATTTAAAGCAGTGGATAAAAAAATACGGACGAATTTCACAAAATATTGCATTAGACTGGTTATTGCAATTAGTCAATATCCTTGATCTCGTACATCGGAATGAGTACTTCCATAGAGACATTAAACCAGATAATATTATTCATCAACCAGATGGGAAGATAGCACTTATTGATTTTGGTGGAGCGCGAGAGATTAGTAGAACATTCTTAGCGAAACTTAGTACTAATGGAGGAACCAGTACAGGGAGTAGTATGGGTTATGAAATAACTGCTGTTCGGTCAGCTTATTATTCTCCTTTAGAGCAAATTCATGGACAGGCTGTACCACAATCAGACTTCTATGCGCTAGGAAGAACTTTTGTTCATTTAGTAACAGGTATATCTTTAGCTAATATTAAAAGTGATGAGAAAACAGGAAAACTCCTTTGGAGAGATAAAGCACCTCATATAGATAAGTTCTTCGCAGATTTGATTGATGATCTAATTGCTCCTTTTCCTGGTCAACGTCCGCAAAATACTCAAATAATTTTGCAAAGGCTAAGGAAGATTCCTTACCAAAGCAAAATTTATAAGTTAATTAATTATAGAGCATTTTTATTTAGCGCATCAATTTTATTAATTGCTATAGGTTTCGTTGTAAATTGTAAAATAGCTTTACCACTACTAGTTAATAGTTTAATAGCTCAAGGAGAAAAGTCGGAAGCTGCAAATGATTCTCAATCTGCTCAAAAGTTTTTTGACTCAGCTATAAAATTTAATCCCCAAGTTAAAGCTAATATTTCTAAGTTTTATTTTGATAAAGCATCTCGAAGTACTAAAAATGTAAGAGAGGGTAAAAAATATTTTGAGTTATCATTAAAGTACAATAATCAAGATGTAGACAATTATAATAATTTAGCTTTTGCTTGCCAGTTATTGAATGAGTTTGAATGTGCAAGCACTAATTATAAAAAAGCTTTGGAACTGAAGCCTGATAACTGGGAAGGGCATTATGGATTGGGAACTTTTTATGATGATCAAGGGAAAAAAGATTTGGCAGAGCAGCAGTATGAGTTGGCTATAAAAAATAATAATCAAGCGATTCCAGTTATTAATAATCTCTCCAGACTGAAAGTTTTAAAAGGTGATTATAATGCGGCGATCGCTCTAGCACTACAAGGCTTACAGAAGACTAAAGAAGCCAAGTTACAAGCTGCATTGTATAAAAATTTAGGTTGGGCAAAGTTCGAGCAGAAGAAATATACCGAAGCGAAGGAATATTTAGAAAAAGCTGAAGAATTAGATGCTCAAAGAGCAGATACTCACTGCTTACTGGCACAAGTTCAAGAAGCTTTAGGAGATAACGATAATTCCTGGCTTTCTTGGGAAGCCTGCTTATTATTGGAGGCGAAACAGCCAGAAGTCTTTCTCTGGCGGGGGAATGTATTACAAAGAATTAGGCTCAAGCCTGATTCTCAACAGTGA
- a CDS encoding tetratricopeptide repeat protein, producing MNGLKVIIAILVLGATVYAPIAQAQIVPAQLAQLEPEDYAYYVNRGVIKYNSGDYKGAIEDYDQAIRLSPKGATAYSNRGAARAASGKYRLAIADYTYAIILAPDSSMAYSNRGVSREAIKDYQGAIADYTKAIELKPSSTRAYLNRASLRVKLGDNKGAMARERPPSASLTTKSSIVYFCSRERQAITKLSWKRFVN from the coding sequence ATGAACGGACTGAAAGTAATCATTGCAATACTGGTATTAGGAGCAACAGTATACGCACCGATAGCCCAGGCTCAGATAGTACCCGCACAACTAGCCCAGTTAGAGCCAGAAGATTATGCATACTACGTCAATAGGGGTGTCATAAAATACAACTCTGGTGATTATAAAGGAGCTATTGAAGATTACGATCAAGCTATACGCTTGTCCCCCAAGGGAGCTACAGCTTACAGCAATCGCGGTGCTGCCCGTGCAGCTTCAGGAAAGTACCGCTTGGCGATTGCTGACTACACTTATGCAATAATTCTGGCTCCAGACAGCAGCATGGCGTACAGTAACCGGGGTGTTTCTCGTGAAGCAATTAAGGATTACCAGGGAGCAATTGCAGATTACACCAAAGCAATCGAACTAAAACCAAGCAGCACCAGGGCTTACCTTAACAGGGCTTCGCTCCGTGTAAAGCTGGGAGATAACAAGGGAGCGATGGCGCGAGAGCGCCCGCCTTCGGCATCGCTGACTACAAAAAGCTCGATAGTTTATTTTTGCAGCAGGGAGAGACAGGCTATCACCAAACTATCTTGGAAAAGATTCGTCAACTGA
- a CDS encoding plasmid replication protein, CyRepA1 family — translation MNNSQIEYPNNLTATEYHELTVGSAIHPALVERNFFHIEGESVYDFLFISDKIPRKNAGRVTDAYIRQYQHLLLGGTWIQSLDPFKNWQPMEWGRIKPNLPRMDWEKGKPVKYESPPKTANRVTYFDVADPVWDLVVKRYGVKRHLELLALRLLDQLNPLIFWEWIIAHPEIPVILCEGEKKAACLLSMGYVAIALPGIWNGRVGKRDFDERLHPDLLPLAQPGRKFIILFDYETRSNTRWSVFQATIRTGKAIEAVGATCEVALLPGPEKGVDDFVVGRGEDANALLTAIVDDAKSLADYQRGYRAKKWGLSKYKPDVTVNVQYLSEALNIPNLIEKCSSVPPLYSIEKEQLFTPSVSNLSGDKGAAGRGSGGAGEVEKQGEKELLFNNSFSSTASHTSRASKAPSAPPAPRPTFRFPQRGLVVLWSDMGTGKTELMRWWRDQNPDARFLNNGHRVNLLKNLSDRLRTAMYSDLGYMGLAQATALSITIDSLYKLNTQALTYGCIFIDEACQYLTHLLHSNTCKAHRAAILEVLEYIVYNAPLVVIADAHMDDLTLDFFLSMRPKGEVPYIIKNEWRNGDRTIYWYEGDNSSAIVAQISAALMAGQKIMVVSDSKRFIKKLEKSLTIKIEESSDSKSASNHLSGLRIWSVHSDNSGSEENIAFIKDITNAVKNLDALFTSPSLGTGVDIAQYHFDLVFGVFHAVSQTATECAQQLYRYRPKVPFHVWVAPRPPFGYKDTNAHKIKEHILQTNEITAFLLRIDRETGKRGAEKDWALEAFCQIQANRHYSLNNLRDDLRLLLTEMGNTIVPLGSDSDTKAQKQLKSAAQALNTAHCSAVARANNITPSEYRLRQSKDYLSPQDVFECEKFRIFSAYGIEVTPELVEKDAGGRLIRAIASLEAILEKPSDEIVDPKTLRQYPSPPKLVTDFDRTERDNLPLCIDWGNYSARWLARFNLGLHHILTHLIAGGEITASDSELLNMTAHALNCAAHIKAILGFTVPSDCEPIWLLATMLEQLGLKLACRKQGPRGQQVKIYSLSVEELEFALQVLAHRQQQRTLKESHVCYVAQTVDPYQAAIQSQHSVESSQHPVSTPPQNAIGISHYEGGDTTRLEPDQERISLLYCVEMLRCAITLGVSALKNTLKRWCSDLRWETVLELEAIAANELRLVESQVPEFYALLSEEVLPMQGG, via the coding sequence ATGAACAATTCCCAAATTGAATATCCCAACAACCTCACGGCAACCGAGTACCATGAGCTAACAGTTGGTAGTGCGATTCACCCGGCACTGGTCGAGCGCAACTTCTTCCACATTGAAGGGGAATCAGTTTATGATTTCCTGTTCATCTCCGATAAAATCCCCCGGAAAAATGCAGGTCGAGTCACAGATGCATACATAAGGCAATATCAGCATTTGCTGTTGGGGGGGACATGGATTCAGTCACTTGACCCGTTCAAGAATTGGCAACCAATGGAATGGGGACGGATTAAACCGAACTTGCCCCGCATGGACTGGGAGAAAGGCAAGCCCGTTAAGTACGAATCGCCCCCCAAAACCGCCAACCGTGTCACTTACTTCGATGTCGCTGACCCCGTTTGGGATTTGGTCGTAAAACGCTATGGAGTTAAGCGGCATCTTGAGCTTTTAGCGCTGCGCTTGCTGGATCAACTCAATCCACTGATATTTTGGGAGTGGATAATTGCACATCCAGAGATTCCCGTAATCTTATGCGAGGGCGAAAAAAAGGCAGCTTGCTTGCTCAGTATGGGATATGTGGCGATCGCGCTGCCGGGAATTTGGAATGGTCGCGTAGGCAAACGGGACTTTGATGAACGACTACACCCAGATTTATTACCATTGGCACAACCAGGGCGCAAGTTCATTATATTATTCGACTACGAAACCAGAAGCAATACCCGGTGGTCAGTTTTTCAAGCCACTATTCGTACTGGTAAAGCAATCGAGGCAGTTGGTGCTACTTGTGAAGTTGCATTATTGCCGGGGCCAGAAAAAGGTGTGGATGATTTTGTGGTTGGTCGCGGCGAAGATGCCAACGCTCTGTTGACTGCAATTGTTGATGATGCCAAATCGCTTGCTGATTACCAACGCGGCTATCGCGCGAAAAAATGGGGACTAAGCAAGTATAAACCCGATGTGACAGTCAACGTTCAATATCTGAGTGAAGCTCTCAACATTCCTAACTTGATAGAAAAATGCTCATCAGTTCCGCCACTTTACTCTATTGAGAAAGAACAATTGTTTACACCAAGTGTTAGCAATCTGTCCGGGGATAAGGGGGCAGCGGGCAGGGGAAGTGGAGGAGCAGGGGAAGTGGAGAAGCAAGGGGAGAAAGAATTACTGTTCAATAATTCTTTTTCTTCTACTGCCTCCCATACCTCAAGAGCCTCAAAAGCTCCCTCTGCCCCCCCTGCTCCAAGACCGACTTTTCGATTTCCCCAAAGGGGACTCGTGGTTTTGTGGAGTGACATGGGGACAGGCAAAACCGAACTCATGCGCTGGTGGCGTGACCAAAACCCCGACGCTCGGTTCCTCAACAATGGGCATCGCGTTAACTTGCTGAAAAATCTCAGTGATCGCTTGAGAACTGCCATGTATTCAGACTTGGGTTACATGGGTTTAGCTCAAGCCACAGCTCTGTCGATTACTATCGACAGCTTGTACAAGCTCAACACTCAAGCCCTCACATACGGCTGCATATTTATTGATGAAGCTTGCCAATACCTCACCCACCTACTGCACAGTAATACTTGCAAGGCACATCGCGCAGCCATACTTGAAGTACTGGAATATATAGTATACAACGCGCCACTGGTTGTCATCGCTGATGCACACATGGATGATTTAACCCTGGACTTCTTCCTCTCCATGCGCCCCAAGGGTGAAGTCCCCTACATTATCAAGAACGAGTGGCGAAACGGCGATCGCACAATTTACTGGTATGAGGGGGATAATTCTAGTGCCATAGTCGCCCAAATTTCAGCGGCTCTGATGGCAGGGCAGAAAATCATGGTTGTTAGCGACTCCAAGCGTTTTATTAAGAAACTTGAAAAGTCCCTAACAATAAAAATAGAAGAATCATCCGATTCCAAGTCAGCCAGCAATCATTTATCAGGACTACGCATCTGGTCTGTTCACTCCGATAATTCCGGCTCTGAAGAGAACATTGCATTCATCAAAGATATCACCAACGCCGTCAAAAACCTTGATGCTTTGTTCACTTCTCCTAGCCTGGGGACTGGGGTAGACATTGCCCAATATCATTTTGATTTGGTATTCGGTGTGTTCCATGCAGTTTCCCAAACTGCAACCGAGTGCGCCCAACAGCTCTACCGCTATCGCCCAAAAGTCCCCTTTCACGTTTGGGTGGCCCCGCGTCCTCCCTTCGGTTACAAAGATACTAATGCCCACAAGATTAAAGAACACATATTGCAAACCAACGAAATAACTGCTTTTCTGTTGCGGATTGACCGTGAAACAGGAAAGCGCGGCGCAGAAAAGGACTGGGCGCTAGAGGCTTTCTGTCAAATTCAGGCAAACCGTCACTATTCTCTGAATAATCTGCGCGATGACCTGCGTTTGCTGCTCACTGAAATGGGCAATACTATAGTACCCCTCGGCAGCGATAGTGATACTAAAGCCCAAAAACAATTGAAATCAGCAGCACAGGCTTTGAACACTGCCCATTGCTCAGCTGTTGCCAGAGCTAACAATATTACCCCAAGTGAATATCGTCTCCGCCAGAGTAAGGATTACCTTTCTCCACAAGACGTTTTTGAATGTGAGAAATTCCGCATTTTCTCAGCTTACGGTATAGAAGTGACGCCGGAACTAGTTGAAAAAGATGCGGGTGGTCGGTTGATTCGAGCGATCGCTTCCCTTGAGGCAATTCTGGAAAAACCAAGCGACGAGATTGTTGACCCCAAGACTCTCAGACAATACCCAAGTCCTCCAAAACTTGTCACAGATTTTGACCGCACCGAACGCGACAATTTACCTTTGTGCATCGACTGGGGCAATTATTCGGCGCGGTGGCTGGCCCGTTTCAACTTGGGTTTGCATCACATCCTCACTCATTTAATCGCCGGGGGTGAAATTACTGCCAGCGACAGCGAACTGTTAAATATGACCGCTCACGCATTAAATTGCGCTGCTCATATTAAAGCAATTCTTGGGTTTACTGTCCCTAGTGACTGTGAACCAATTTGGCTACTCGCCACAATGCTTGAACAACTGGGGCTAAAGTTGGCCTGCCGCAAGCAGGGGCCACGCGGTCAGCAGGTGAAAATTTACTCACTATCTGTGGAGGAATTAGAATTTGCTCTCCAGGTTCTTGCTCACCGCCAACAACAGCGCACCTTGAAAGAGTCGCACGTTTGTTACGTTGCCCAAACTGTAGACCCATATCAGGCTGCAATCCAGTCCCAGCATAGCGTTGAGTCGAGTCAGCACCCCGTATCCACCCCCCCCCAGAATGCTATAGGGATTTCCCATTATGAGGGGGGGGATACTACGCGGCTAGAACCCGATCAGGAGCGCATTTCTCTACTTTATTGCGTGGAAATGCTTCGCTGTGCTATTACACTTGGAGTTTCGGCACTGAAAAATACCCTTAAACGATGGTGTTCCGATTTGCGCTGGGAGACGGTGCTGGAGTTGGAAGCGATCGCGGCGAATGAACTGCGGCTTGTTGAATCTCAAGTACCGGAATTTTATGCCTTGCTATCTGAGGAGGTGTTGCCGATGCAGGGGGGCTAA